From one Xiphophorus hellerii strain 12219 chromosome 18, Xiphophorus_hellerii-4.1, whole genome shotgun sequence genomic stretch:
- the polr2d gene encoding DNA-directed RNA polymerase II subunit RPB4, producing MAAGGSSVPPQLGDVEEDASQLLFPKEFENAETLLNSEVHMLLEHRKQQNESAEDEQELSEVFMKTLNYTARFSRFKNRETITAVRSLLLQKKLHKFELASLANLCPEAAEEAKALIPSLEGRFEDEELQQILDDIQTKRSFQY from the exons ATGGCGGCCGGAGGTAGTTCGGTTCCTCCGCAGCTCGGAGACGTAGAAGAAGACGCTTCTCAGCTTCTGTTTCCTAAAG AGTTCGAGAACGCGGAGACGCTGCTGAACTCGGAGGTCCACATGCTGCTGGAGCACCGGAAGCAGCAGAATGAGAGCGCCGAGGACGAGCAGGAGCTGTCCGAGGTCTTCATGAAGACGCTCAACTACACGGCCCGCTTCAGCCGCTTCAAGAACCGCGAGACCATCACCGCCGTGCGCAG CCTCCTACTGCAGAAGAAGCTCCATAAGTTCGAGCTCGCCAGTTTGGCCAATCTGTGTCCAGAAGCCGCCGAAGAGGCCAAGGCTCTGATCCCCAG TTTGGAGGGTCGGTTTGAGGatgaggagctgcagcagatccTGGACGATATCCAGACCAAGAGGAGCTTCCAGTACTGA
- the LOC116707604 gene encoding dual specificity protein phosphatase 14 has translation MRVSQVSARLYLGDLDSALNAAVLTSRNVSLIVNASGLLDLPYPVPDSLQVLHVPVQDRPHAQLGQYFNPVTERIQQNQAGSTLVHCTAGRSRSAALVMAYLMRSEGFSLRQAHELVLERRPFIRPNAGFWRQLMEYERELSGRNTVRMVGTAAGVLPEALLDPDGAEYCVNV, from the exons ATGCGGGTCTCCCAGGTTTCGGCCCGACTTTACCTGGGTGATCTGGACTCGGCGCTGAACGCCGCAGTGTTGACCAGCAGGAACGTCTCGCTCATCGTCAACGCCAGCGGATTGCTGGACCTCCCCTACCCAGTGCCCGACAGCCTGCAGGTCCTCCACGTCCCAGTCCAGGACCGGCCCCATGCCCAGCTGGGTCAGTACTTTAACCCGGTGACGGAGCGgatccagcagaaccaggccGGGTCCACTCTGGTCCACTGCACGGCGGGTCGGAGCCGCTCCGCAGCGCTGGTCATGGCTTACCTGATGAG ATCTGAAGGCTTCAGCCTCCGTCAGGCCCACGAACTGGTTCTGGAGCGCCGGCCGTTTATCCGACCCAACGCCGGGTTCTGGAGGCAGCTCATGGAGTATGAGAGGGAGCTGTCGGGTCGGAACACGGTGAGAATGGTGGGGACGGCAGCCGGGGTTCTGCCTGAGGCCCTGCTGGACCCGGATGGAGCCGAGTACTGTGTGAACGTCTGA
- the mmp23bb gene encoding matrix metallopeptidase 23bb, with product MKLLLLLLVMMMKISGSSMMMETISDRGTRTRRYAINPLGHKWTHHNITYRIIKFPNTLNKEDTRKAISIAFTKWSDVSPLTFTEVTNGSATADITIGFYIFNHTDCWWSPLHPCFDGLNGELAHAFLPPRGEIHFDNHEFWILGKSRFSWKQGVWLNDLVQVAAHEIGHALGLWHSRDPDALMHPNATYTGQRNIAQDDVWGIQRLYGCQDKKRVCDPWARLGFCERRKTFMRKNCPQRCDLCYEPLDVVATPTSPPSNVKIKMVPRGKVVGFRCGTKSLRSPPKVSWYKDGEQILTSIPGYIVMKDRDLRIVANEFNEGVYTCRIHRRGDIVSANSWAIRLKPEQPSNS from the exons ATgaagctcctcctgctgctgctggtgatgatgatgaag ATATCTGGCAGCAGCATGATGATGGAGACGATCTCAGAccgaggaaccagaaccagacgcTACGCCATCAACCCCCTGGGACACAAGTGGACTCACCACAACATCACATACAG GATCATAAAGTTCCCCAACACCCTGAACAAGGAGGACACCCGGAAGGCCATCAGCATCGCCTTCACCAAGTGGAGCGACGTGTCGCCGCTGACCTTCACCGAGGTCACCAATGGCAGCGCCACCGCTGACATCACCATCG GTTTCTACATCTTTAACCACACCGACTGCTGGTGGTCTCCTCTCCATCCGTGCTTCGACGGCCTGAACGGAGAGCTGGCTCACGCCTTCCTGCCGCCTCGAGGAGAGATCCACTTCGACAACCACGAGTTCTGGATCCTCGGGAAGTCCAGGTTCAGCTGGAAACAAG GTGTCTGGCTGAACGACCTGGTCCAGGTGGCGGCTCATGAGATCGGTCACGCTTTGGGGCTGTGGCACTCCAGAGACCCGGACGCCCTTATGCATCCCAACGCCACGTACACCGGGCAGAGAAACATCGCTCAGGACGACGTGTGGGGGATCCAGAGGCTCTATG gaTGCCAGGATAAGAAGAGGGTCTGTGATCCATGGGCTCGACTCGGATTCTGCGAACGAAGGAAGACCTTCATGAGGAAGAACTGTCCGCAGCGCTGTGACCTCTGCTACG AGCCCCTGGATGTGGTCGCCACGCCAACGTCGCCCCCATCCAACGTGAAGATCAAGATGGTTCCTCGAGGGAAGGTGGTGGGTTTCCGCTGTGGCACCAAAAGCCTCCGTTCTCCCCCTAAAGTCAG ctggtACAAAGACGGCGAACAGATCCTGACCTCCATCCCCGGATACATCGTGATGAAGGACAGAGACCTTCGCATCGTTGCAAATGAGTTCAACGAGGGCGTCTACACCTGCCGGATCCACCGGCGTGGAGACATCGTGTCCGCCAACTCCTGGGCCATCCGGCTGAAACCAGAGCAGCCGTCCAACAGCTGA